Part of the Rhizoctonia solani chromosome 2, complete sequence genome is shown below.
ATCACCGAAGCCAGGTCATCATTTCAGCCAAGAACGCCGACGTATTTTCACCTGTCGCTCTCCGAAGCCCGAGGTGAGATCCACGGTACTTTCATTGTGCCCTCGAGATACGATCGTCGGATTGGCGGGGCCCCCGTGACTACATTCCCCACGTGCAGCCGCCGAGGTTCCCGCCTTTCTATGGGTTCGATAGTAACACCAATTAAGAAGGCAGTCACGGTTATGGATAGAAAAGGAATTGTACGGCATTTATTGCAACGCAGAGCGTACCAGTTTATCTCTCTTGGCAGGCATGCCGGACCCAAGACCTGATCGAGTAAGTTTCCTTCCCAGACAGCTGGCGGTATGAAGCTTGAATCGCGTGAGTAAATGCTATGAGAAGGTCATCAGCTGGTTGCAATCTTTTGTGCTTTAACCCAGTGAAAGTTTAAGACAGAGAGGGAGAGGGGTATAAATGACGTGTCAGGTCACCTTGGTCGTCTCAGCAGCAGTCGGTCGTTTTCCTGCCTCTCCTTCCTTTTCCTCCGTCCTCTCTCCCCTTCAATATGATTCTTAGCACTCTTATCTTCGCCATCGGCCTCTCTCTCCGCGTTTTGGCAGCCCCTACTCCTATTGAGATTGATCAGAGGGCAGATTCATCCGTCACAATTATTGATGCCGCAACTATAGCCTCCTATTCTCCTTATGCCAATTTCGCCGCCGCTACCTATTGCCCAGGGACCGCGACCTGGTCTTGCAGTAAGTATTTGAGTCCAAATATGGCATTATATCCCATAGTCACTGTTTTGCCACAGAGGCTTGCAAAAGAGTGCCTGGTTTCATACCCTATGTGACAGGCGGAAACGGAGGCAGCGTGCCATACTGTGAGTTTCTAACGATCACATTTAATTTCGCCACTCACAGTATTCTCAGGGTATGTAGGTTGGTGGCCATCAGGATCGTCGGTGGTGGTTGCGCATGAAGGAACTGATCCAACTAAATTGTATGTGGCACCTATCTTAGTTAGCAATTACTACTAAACtaaaatgcgcatatatctagCCTATCACTACTGACCGATGCCAATGCCTTCTTTGGGTCTCTGAGCACATCTCTGTTCCCTGGAGTTACGAGCGCGGTACAAGTACACTCAGGGTTCAGAGACGCACACGCCGCGAGCGCGTCGGCTGTGCTTGCTGCAGTAAAGAAGGTTATGGCAGAAAGGTCGAGTACCAAGGTGACACTGGGTGGGTTTATTCACTTATTGTATAATATGCGCGGAGATACTtattctttttcatttctagTCGGACACTCCCTCGGCGGTGCACTCGCGACTCTTGATGCCCTCTATCTTAAGTTGAACTTGCTATCGAATGTCGCCATCAAGGTTGTAACATACGGGCAGCCTAGGGTGAGTTGTAATTCATGGACCTAACTTACAAGCATTACTGAGAACTTCTCAGGTCGGAAACCAAGAGTTTACGAACATGATGGATCAGAAGGTAATCAACTCACGTTTTTATATAATTAAACAATTGTAATTAACCTATTCTAGAACTTCGACTTTTCGCGTATCACAAATATAGAGGATGTAATCCCCATCGTTCCGGGTAGGTCGTTGTTCATTGCACTGCTGGAGCCTTGATTTACGGAGGAATAGGTCGATTCCTTGGCTACCGCCACATCTCGGGAGAGAAACACATTAAATATACCGGCAACTGGAGAGCATGTGCAGGTGAGTGGCCAGTAGTGCTTTTGCTCCTTCCAAATTTGACATCTTTGTCCAAATTTATCTAGGCCAAGATAATACTAGTGAAGACTGTTCCATTGGCTCTGTACCAACTGTCCTTCAGGGCAACTTGATCGACCACTTGGGACCCTACGAAGGTGTCTGGATCAGCACTCTATCGTGCTAAACTACCCGACCTAACACAGATTTCGTTCGAGTTACCACACCATGAAAAGGGAGCAAAATGAATGCGCCTATTCACAATTGTATTTTCCTTACTTCGGGTCTTATGGCAGGTGGAAATTGAAATATCATCTTGGCTAAACGCAAATTCGATTTCACAATAAAAACCAGAACTATACAAATCGACATTCAACAATTAACAGGTAAGAGACCAAGAAGCAAGGAGGTGAGAGGCTTCCGAGTCATTTTAAAGGTTATTTTAGGTAAGGATTGTTCTCACATCGAAAATCACATAATTTGTGCCCGCCCCCTACGGCCACGGCGCCCCACAAACCCGCGAGAGTTCGGGTCTGGAACTCGAGCCCACATACTAGCCGCAGTACCATGGGTCTCCCAGTTACTGACTCCCTGTTTATTAGCACCAGGTACCTTATGAGACCGGGAGTGCGAGCTACTTGAGTGAGGGAGTCTCCATCTTTCCAAAGTTAAAGTAGCTTGGGCACTTTCTATGTCGGAAGGCACTCCAGCAACTTCGGCATAAGTCCTGTCATCCAAGAACGTTTGAGAACCCAGTGTTCGCGAAGGGAGCGATCCGTCCGAATTTTTGGGAGTGGATCCATTGGGTTGTGCCTCCGTGAATGGGTTCGAACAAGACTTGCCCTCTGAAGGAGACGCGAGAGAAGATTCAATCTTGGACAGTTGATTCTCAAAAACGAAATCCATACTAGGGCGAAGGTCAGAAGTCGCATCCATACAAGAAGGTTCCTCTGATCCAGGGACCTGCAACATGCTGTTTGATGGAGTAATCAATGGGGTATCCGGTTCAGTCGATATACTATACTGAGACGTCAATCCTATAGAGTTAGAGGAGTAACAAGTGGTTTTGATGTGTTCGGCACATCCGGAACAGGCAATACTATTGTCGTTGGAATCCGAGGCGTCAGGAGAGGGGCCAGTACATTCAGGCCCCGGACCACATGCATCGCTGTTTGCCCAGGCATTTTCATCTTGAAAAGAGTCGAGCGAGAAAGATTCGCCCAGGTGATCAAGATGAGGAGCCACCAAACTCCGCAAAGTAATGAACTCGGCCCAGGAGGCTGAGACGACGGAAGCCAAGTTTGAAGTCCCCTCGGCGTGCGGATCTATCGAGGTCCGAACCATGGTAGGCATGCTTTCGATAGAAGACTTACAGCACCCGATAAGTCTAGGAGCTGCGCGAGGAGTTGAATCTACCGAAGAGTCATGCCCGCTGGAGGAGATAATGTCCGAATTACCGAGGGCCGAGTCTTGATAAATCGATTCGGCAACTAGATCACGCTCCTTAGAACCACGGAAAGGGGAATCATGCCTCTGAATATCCTCAAGGGGCCCTGTTTTCAAGTTAATCCGAGTTGCTTCTCCTGTGAGGGGGCCCAAGTCTACAGTTTTAGTATTTGATGGTTCCGAGAATCCTTCAGTAGTTGTCTGAGGTACCATCTGTGACTTAGGATGATGACATGGTTCGGAGTTCATTCGTGACAGACTTGTGATACAGGAACAGGGTCCTGGGACACGAATGGGTCGATGCTACTATGAGAATGCAGTGCTGAGGCGACTTACCTCCGCTCGTAATACATGAAAAGTCCCTGCGCCAATGTCTGGCCATGCTCCGAGGCATTTCATTCGAAGTAGTAACCGGAGAAGATATTCGAAGGTCTTTCCAAACCGATGCAGGAGTGGCGGCCGGAGAAAAATTAGTGTTAACAACGGCCGAGCTGAAGTGGGATTCAGGAGCTATGGTGAGGCGGATTTGAGTAGGGGTCCATATAGGAGGAATACTGCTTACTAGTTGGTCTCAAACGAGGACTGGAACTAGCGTTAGGTTTAACATTGTACTGACTTGAAGCCGGTCGATTCGGTAATATGAGCTCAAAGTCCAGAATATCAATAGGAGGAATCAAAACAAGACTGGAAGCCGTATTTGGTTTTTCGGTTCGGTTCTGCGCACAGTCGCGAATTGTGGGCGTGACTGGTGAGAGAAAAATCAATACATTATTTAATACCCAAAAGACAAGGGCCACATACCTAAACAAGCCACAAATCCTGCCAGACATAGAAACACTGCCATCCCACAGATCGCATTGAAAAAGTAAGTTCTGCAAATGTTCTGATAATGAAGAATCATCCACCCAGATGTTTCGTAGGGAACGTGAATGAGGCAGAGCGTCGAGACCTGCTTTGGAGTGCCAGTCGCCAAAGACTGGTTATTGGTAGCTAGTAACGAGCTATTAGTAGGGATAGGAGCAGGTAATGTAGGCCTTGGGTCTCCAGCCGAAATGGGATACATCCAAGAAGGCATATGGTGACGCATGACTCCCTTCATGTCTTCCAGCGCATTCCACACCAACGGTCTAAGTAGGCAATGAGATGCCCGTCAAGCTGAGATCCATAGTTTAGGAAAATTCACGCACCGAAGCCACTCATATTCATCCCCTTGGATGAATGCAAACTGAATATACGTGGCGACAGCCGCAACTATGATAGGAAGAGCAAAAAGCATTCCACGACACTCTTAGTTAAACAATGTAGATGAAAAGAAAGGATGGGAAAGAAGGGGGTTTCGCTATTATATATAACCCCCCTGAGTCGGCTGATAGGGGCTGGCTACTCTCGGTTAGAGTTTCAAGAGGGAATGCTCGATAGTCACGCCGAATCCAAAATCATTTCTCCTGGTTTGCCATTTCAGTATAATGTGGGATTTTTGGATTCACCGGTAGATGAGATATTACATTTGAAGCAGCTCAGAAATGATATAAGTTGATTGATGATCACCAAAGAGACACTTGATGCTGTAGCTGACACGCAGACGTTACCAAGTCAGGTGTTACCATGTACACGAATTGGCGTTTGTTACCAAGCCCTCAGACACGATCCATGAAACAAATATATTTTGTTCGTAAAGCACACATCGTTTGCACAATGACAAGGCGTAAAATCAATGGCTGGCACTTGAAATTTCTCGAAATGTATTTGTTTCTTTGCTCTCGTTAGATCCGATCTGTAATTACTCATCCAACGATATAATTGTTATGCATACATTATGCTCTCCAAAGTATACGTAGGCATAGATGTAAAAGGACTGATGGCCCAATAACTTGAATCTCATTTGCAGGTACTCCAAAAAGCTTTGCTTCACTACACCACAGGTCTTGCAGCACTAAGAGTCGACGCTGTATACTTAACGTGACTATACGTTTCATCTCATGATCACTCAACGATCATCTGCCCCTGGGCTTTTCATTGAGCTTGATCTATATGCAGCTATTATTTCAATCAGTCTTAATTAGTAGCTCGCTCAGGTAATGCGTGATAAAATAGGTAGAAATGATGCCATCGTTGGGAGCAATGCATCACAAATTAAGGAGACCATAAGAAAATTTTAACGCAAGATCTTAAGATGGGCGATGCGTTAGTACGTTAGTCCATATAACATACAGCCTAAGTATTTGAAAGCTAAGCACCAGTATATTTGTACTATAGCTTCCATCAGCGTAAGCTGCTGTGGAGTCGTACAAGTGGGTGCGGTTCCACCATTTCTTCTGTTGATTCACCCCAGGACTTAGAGTCACATAGTTATCTATAGTATACCAAGCGATATTAGACATTATTTTGCTCATTTTTTCTACTAATATGCATCTACGTATTGTACAAGTGTCGAGTAAAAGAATCCAAATACATTGGGTAACTAGTTCAAGTGCATTCCGGCCTCTTCGCACCACAGATCCCATAACTCGTCCTGAAGGTGAACACTCAGACTCCAAGGATTGACCCACTTCCATTGCTTACGATCCCAGAACCTCCCCTTTAGATTAGAGCTGGCAGGTTCTGGCGCAACTGCCAGCCAAACGGCGGTGATCGCTCCCTGTTCGCTTGTGATGCCTAGTGTTCTCGCCCCAAATTTCATTAAATTGGAGGCCGCGTCGGCCATTGATCCGGCACCTTCAGGCTGAGACCAAATAGAAGATTTAACTGTGCCTTGAAAGCAAGTTGGATTGTCAAAAGTGTTCCTATAATCATACGTAATGGTGCTCACCAGGATGGCAAGAGTGTACGGTGATACCTTTCCATGCTTCTTTCTTGGATAACCGGCACTGAAGAGCCATCGACCATACAGCTTGTGAGGCTTTAGACCTAAAGTAAAGCTGCAGCATTTCACCAAGCGATAACTTGGCCCCAGCTTGGTTATTGAACTTGGCCAAGATGTCCCGATTTCCGATGTTTCTCTTGCTCAGAGGATCGCTGCCATAAAATCCAGCAGAGGAAACGGAAATAATGCGTCCGTTTGGAGCTACGCATCCCAAGTTTAGCAGACCATGGGTAAGCAGGACATGCGCCAAGTGATTGGTCTGATACATTTGCTCGTGTCCGTCTTCTGTGAGGGAAATAGTGCCCGTAAGCCCTCCTTGAAAACAACAGACCATGTCACTATCAGAGCGTATACAAGCTAGAGTGCACCCACCCGCATTATTTATTAGTATATCTACTGGTTTCATCTCTCTCTCTCCATCGGCTCAAGAACTCGCGAATACTCGCAAGATTCGCGCAATCCAGTGCTTCGACCTCGACCTTCAAGTTTCCAGTATTTTCAATTATATGCCTTTTTGCCTCTTCCCCCTTCGTTTCGTTGCGGCAGGCTAAAACAACATGGGCATTCATCCTCGCGAGCGCACGAGCAGCTTCCAGGCCAATACCAGAGTTGGCGCCAGTGACGATAGCCAGTTTGCCAGATAGATCAGCGACGGGCATAGTCATATCCGGGTAAAACGGGGCAAGAAAGTTGTCGAGTTGAATTCGAGCAAAACTAAGCATCGAAAGAAGCCAGGCAACTAGAGCGACATGTTCGTTCTGAGAGTAGGGCATTGTATCTTGGCACCTTTGGAGAGACT
Proteins encoded:
- a CDS encoding Lipase (class 3), giving the protein MILSTLIFAIGLSLRVLAAPTPIEIDQRADSSVTIIDAATIASYSPYANFAAATYCPGTATWSCKACKRVPGFIPYVTGGNGGSVPYWYVGWWPSGSSVVVAHEGTDPTKFLSLLTDANAFFGSLSTSLFPGVTSAVQVHSGFRDAHAASASAVLAAVKKVMAERSSTKVTLVGHSLGGALATLDALYLKLNLLSNVAIKVVTYGQPRVGNQEFTNMMDQKNFDFSRITNIEDVIPIVPGRFLGYRHISGEKHIKYTGNWRACAGQDNTSEDCSIGSVPTVLQGNLIDHLGPYEGVWISTLSC
- a CDS encoding short chain dehydrogenase, which codes for MRPDSDTVSERHSLGDGLGESTDLANWFAGRPLHTQAVLTLSSHGQQPLFTPSQSLQRCQDTMPYSQNEHVALVAWLLSMLSFARIQLDNFLAPFYPDMTMPVADLSGKLAIVTGANSGIGLEAARALARMNAHVVLACRNETKGEEAKRHIIENTGNLKVEVEALDCANLATPNGRIISVSSAGFYGSDPLSKRNIGNRDILAKFNNQAGAKLSLGEMLQLYFRSKASQAVWSMALQCRLSKKEAWKGITVHSCHPGTVKSSIWSQPEGAGSMADAASNLMKFGARTLGITSEQGAITAVWLAVAPEPASSNLKGRFWDRKQWKWVNPWSLSVHLQDELWDLWCEEAGMHLN